The window AACTGTGCTGTTCGACTCAAACGGTAACATCTACCGGCCAATCGAAGTAGTCCCGCTGGACATACAGGTCCTGCTTGACACCCTGAAACCCACACTCAAGGCCATGCAGGGTAGCTTTCGTGAGAGTTCGTACCTTCTCTTGTTTCCCACCACAGACCCTGCTGGAACCACCTCTACAAACCCGCTTAAACCCTCAGAGATTTCGATGCAAGTGAGAAACCTGATGGGATCGTCCACGAACATCTACGCGTGGCGATTGCCTCTCTCCTCCCTGAGTCCGCCCAAGTATTGTCCAGTAGGAAAAGAGCAACTTGAACCGAGCTGGAAGTACTGTCCCTGGCACGGCATTAAGCTGCCTGATGAGACAACAGAGCAGCCAGCAGCAACTCCGGCCAACTCCAACTAGCGCTTGGTTTAGGCGATCCGCTCTTCGTCTCCCATGTCGTCCATGTAAACAGCGGGGTCGCTCTCAAACTTGCGCAGGCAGTCAATGGAACAGAAATAGAGCGTTTCACTGTGATAATCGTGGCTCGCAGCCGCATCGGCAATGCTGACTTCCATCTTGCAAACCGGATCGATAGGCATGGCAGGGCCCTCCTGTTGATTTGATACCACAGGAACAGGAAACGTTTCCTGAAAAGCAGCTAGCAATTGGCAAATAGCAATTGGCCCAGCTAAAGCCGTGGATTGGTTCTTTGCGCGGAACGTTGCGACACGGGAAGGAACTGCGATCTGCGGAAAAACTTAGCCGCGAATTGACGCGAATAAACACGATTCAGAAAAAAAAACGATTGCTGCGCCAATTGTTTCGTCGAACGAAAGGCAGGATAGCTCTTGATGATCAACTGGCGATCAATAGCCCATCGATTCGCGAAAAACATCGCCGCGTTCTCCCGGAGAGAATCGTGGCTAAAGGGCTCCCTCGCTGCGCTCGGGATTTCAGAAAAAGCTAACTGCTAATTGCCAATTGCTTTCTTACGCGTTGATCGCCTTGCCTTCCACCGAGCTGAAGGCGTCGAGCATGCCCTCTGAGAC is drawn from Terriglobia bacterium and contains these coding sequences:
- a CDS encoding YHS domain-containing protein produces the protein MPIDPVCKMEVSIADAAASHDYHSETLYFCSIDCLRKFESDPAVYMDDMGDEERIA